The Nitriliruptor alkaliphilus DSM 45188 genome includes a region encoding these proteins:
- a CDS encoding aldo/keto reductase — MKTRPVGRTRLAVTELGFGGASLGNLYRPTDEGTGRAAVEAAYEAGIRYFDTAPHYGLGLSEERLGRALAGVPREDYVLSTKVGRLLDRNPNPTGSDLEVGGFDVPDTWIRRWDFSARGVRTSLERSLQRLGVDRVDIVYVHDPDDHVDQTIAEAVPALVELREQGIIGAVGVGMNQWEAPLRIVEETDVDVVMLAGRWTLLDRSSRPLLDACAARQVSVVAAAPYNSGLLARHRPEPGARFDYLPASDELLRRVHALADTCERWDVTLPDAAVQHPLRHPAVVSVVAGLRAPAQVRQFVERYATTVPADAWPELDR, encoded by the coding sequence GTGAAGACCCGTCCTGTCGGCCGCACACGTCTCGCGGTGACCGAGCTCGGTTTCGGTGGCGCTTCCCTCGGCAACCTGTACCGGCCCACCGACGAGGGCACCGGCCGGGCGGCTGTCGAGGCGGCGTACGAGGCCGGCATCCGCTACTTCGACACGGCCCCGCACTACGGCCTCGGGTTGTCGGAGGAACGCCTCGGCCGCGCGCTGGCTGGCGTCCCGCGCGAGGACTACGTGCTGTCGACCAAGGTCGGTCGCCTCCTCGACCGCAACCCGAACCCCACCGGGTCCGATCTGGAGGTCGGCGGCTTCGACGTGCCCGACACCTGGATACGTCGCTGGGACTTCTCGGCTCGCGGCGTCCGCACCAGCCTCGAACGCAGCCTCCAGCGGCTCGGTGTCGACCGCGTCGACATCGTCTACGTGCACGATCCCGACGATCACGTCGACCAGACCATCGCGGAAGCGGTCCCGGCGCTGGTCGAACTGCGCGAGCAGGGCATCATCGGCGCGGTCGGTGTCGGGATGAACCAGTGGGAGGCCCCGCTGCGGATCGTCGAGGAGACGGATGTCGACGTGGTGATGCTGGCGGGGCGTTGGACCCTGCTCGACCGCTCGTCTCGGCCACTGCTCGATGCCTGCGCCGCTCGTCAGGTCAGCGTGGTCGCAGCGGCGCCGTACAACTCCGGGCTGCTGGCCCGGCACCGGCCCGAGCCGGGCGCCCGGTTCGACTACCTGCCAGCCTCCGACGAGCTCCTGCGCCGCGTGCACGCCCTCGCTGACACCTGCGAGCGGTGGGACGTCACCCTGCCCGACGCCGCCGTCCAGCACCCGCTGCGTCATCCGGCCGTCGTCTCGGTCGTCGCCGGCCTGCGCGCTCCGGCCCAGGTCCGCCAGTTCGTCGAGCGGTACGCCACCACCGTGCCCGCCGACGCCTGGCCCGAACTCGACCGCTGA
- a CDS encoding fumarylacetoacetate hydrolase family protein — protein MRLARLGPPGEEIPVLVHDGTSLDLRPVTDDITPAFLAADGLTRVRDALAAGTLAPLEDAGERRVGAPIVPPGKIVCIGLNYRDHAEETGAALPAEPVVFMKDPATVVGPYDTVLIPPGSTKTDWEVELGVVIGRQARYLDSEADALAHVAGYVVSHDVSEREYQLERGGQWDKGKSCETFNPLGGELVTADEIADPQDLRLTLSVNGTKRQDGTTADMVFSVAHIIWYLSQFMVLRPGDLINTGTPAGVALGLPDHPYLQPGDVAELEISGLGSARQTFAAATR, from the coding sequence ATGCGCCTCGCCCGACTCGGCCCCCCCGGCGAGGAGATCCCCGTCCTCGTCCACGACGGCACCTCGCTCGACCTGCGTCCAGTGACCGACGACATCACCCCGGCGTTCCTCGCCGCGGACGGCCTGACCCGGGTTCGCGACGCCCTTGCGGCTGGCACGCTCGCGCCGCTCGAGGATGCGGGAGAACGGCGGGTCGGTGCGCCTATCGTCCCGCCCGGCAAGATCGTCTGCATCGGTCTCAACTACCGCGATCATGCCGAGGAGACCGGAGCCGCCCTCCCGGCGGAGCCCGTGGTCTTCATGAAGGACCCGGCCACGGTGGTCGGCCCGTACGACACCGTGCTCATCCCGCCCGGTTCCACCAAGACCGACTGGGAGGTCGAGCTCGGCGTCGTCATCGGCAGGCAGGCGCGCTACCTGGACTCCGAGGCCGACGCCCTGGCGCACGTGGCGGGCTACGTCGTGTCCCACGACGTGTCCGAACGGGAGTACCAGCTCGAACGCGGGGGGCAGTGGGACAAGGGCAAGAGCTGCGAGACCTTCAACCCGCTGGGTGGCGAGCTGGTCACGGCGGATGAGATCGCCGACCCGCAGGATCTACGCCTCACGCTGTCGGTCAACGGGACCAAGCGGCAGGACGGCACGACCGCCGACATGGTCTTCTCGGTGGCCCACATCATCTGGTACCTGAGCCAGTTCATGGTCCTGCGTCCCGGTGACCTCATCAACACCGGCACGCCCGCCGGCGTCGCGCTGGGTCTGCCCGACCACCCCTACCTGCAGCCCGGGGACGTCGCCGAGCTCGAGATCAGCGGCCTCGGCAGCGCCCGGCAGACCTTCGCAGCGGCAACGCGATGA